A DNA window from Sphingopyxis macrogoltabida contains the following coding sequences:
- the cobT gene encoding cobaltochelatase subunit CobT, giving the protein MSASSPLDDLKAALSSVARAVTRDAEVEVGFTADAPAQIGKAIKVPTPSRTLPAEQVAEARGFADSYALRMKHHSEKLHAAARPAEPLAAAAFDAMERARIEALGARHMDGMRGNLSAALTMRMRSDPISRAQNRDEVPVSSALELMLREALTGEQAPQGTETGLSLVREWIAKDAGADITALSMLLDDQAAFAETAKLALRHLDLIYGDEPMEEGAEDGGDEDQSEAEKSPEEQESEEGGAGESQVDARAEMAGDQADDGDTDPDAQEMEADGEPEMGGEGDEGMLPVRPNRLPTDVPDFNYVRFTEKHDEIILATELCDADELTRLRAYLDQQMAHLQGAVTKLANRLQRRLMAQQNRAWDFDQEEGQLDAARLARVIVSPGHSLSYKIERDTDFRDTVVTLLIDNSGSMRGRPISIAAISADILARTLERCGVKTEILGFTTRTWKGGQSREDWLAAGRPAHPGRLNDLRHIIYKPADEPYRRARKSLGLMMREGLLKENIDGEALMWAHHRIVNRPEERRILMVISDGAPVDDSTLSVNHGAYLDQHLRQVIEWIENRSPVELCAIGIGHDVTRYYSRAVTIMDAEQLGGTMVEQLAGLFDID; this is encoded by the coding sequence ATGTCTGCCTCCTCTCCCCTCGACGATCTGAAGGCCGCGCTGTCGAGCGTCGCGCGCGCGGTCACCCGCGATGCCGAGGTCGAGGTCGGATTTACCGCCGACGCCCCGGCGCAGATCGGCAAGGCGATCAAGGTGCCGACCCCGTCGCGCACCCTGCCCGCCGAACAGGTCGCCGAAGCGCGCGGCTTCGCCGACAGCTACGCCTTGCGCATGAAGCACCACAGCGAGAAACTGCACGCCGCTGCGCGGCCGGCAGAACCGCTTGCCGCCGCCGCTTTCGACGCCATGGAACGCGCACGGATCGAAGCTCTGGGCGCGCGCCACATGGACGGGATGCGCGGCAATCTGTCGGCGGCGCTGACGATGCGGATGCGGTCGGACCCGATCAGCCGCGCGCAGAACCGCGACGAAGTGCCGGTGTCGAGCGCGCTCGAACTGATGCTGCGCGAGGCGCTGACCGGCGAACAGGCGCCGCAGGGTACCGAGACCGGCCTGTCGCTGGTCCGCGAATGGATCGCCAAGGACGCGGGCGCCGATATCACCGCGCTGTCGATGCTGCTCGACGATCAGGCGGCGTTCGCCGAGACCGCGAAGCTCGCCCTCCGCCACCTCGACCTCATCTATGGCGACGAGCCGATGGAGGAGGGCGCCGAGGACGGCGGTGACGAGGACCAGTCCGAAGCCGAGAAATCGCCCGAGGAACAGGAAAGCGAAGAAGGCGGCGCCGGGGAAAGCCAGGTCGACGCGCGCGCCGAAATGGCGGGTGATCAGGCCGACGACGGCGACACCGACCCCGACGCGCAGGAAATGGAAGCCGACGGCGAACCCGAGATGGGCGGCGAAGGCGACGAGGGCATGCTGCCCGTGCGCCCCAACCGCCTGCCGACCGACGTTCCCGATTTCAACTATGTCCGCTTCACCGAAAAGCATGACGAGATCATCCTCGCCACCGAACTGTGCGACGCCGACGAACTGACGCGGCTCCGCGCCTATCTCGACCAGCAGATGGCGCATCTGCAGGGCGCGGTGACCAAGCTCGCCAACCGCCTCCAGCGCCGCCTGATGGCCCAGCAGAACCGCGCGTGGGATTTCGATCAGGAGGAAGGCCAGCTCGACGCCGCGCGGCTGGCGCGCGTCATCGTCTCGCCCGGCCATTCGCTCAGCTACAAGATCGAGCGCGATACCGATTTCCGCGACACCGTCGTCACGCTGCTGATCGACAATTCGGGCTCGATGCGCGGACGGCCGATCAGCATCGCCGCGATCAGCGCCGACATCCTCGCGCGCACCCTCGAACGCTGCGGCGTGAAGACCGAAATCCTCGGCTTCACGACGCGGACATGGAAAGGCGGGCAGAGCCGCGAAGACTGGCTAGCCGCAGGGCGCCCCGCCCATCCCGGCCGCCTCAACGACCTTCGCCACATCATCTACAAGCCCGCCGACGAACCCTATCGCCGCGCGCGCAAGTCGCTGGGGCTGATGATGCGCGAGGGGCTGCTCAAGGAAAATATCGACGGCGAGGCGCTGATGTGGGCGCACCACCGGATCGTCAATCGTCCCGAGGAACGCCGCATCCTGATGGTGATTTCGGACGGCGCGCCGGTCGACGATTCGACGCTGTCGGTAAATCATGGCGCCTATCTCGACCAGCATCTGCGTCAGGTGATCGAATGGATCGAGAACCGCTCCCCGGTCGAGCTGTGCGCGATCGGCATCGGGCATGATGTCACGCGCTACTACAGCCGCGCGGTGACGATCATGGACGCCGAACAATTGGGCGGGAC
- a CDS encoding MFS transporter, which produces MKKPWIVILCAAFIVTLAMGVRQSFGLFLPQMSVDIGISRSDFGLAMALQNLLFGLVQPFVGALADKHGAGRVVLAGALLYALGLVGAAFATDAIGLHISFGILIGMAQSATTFVVVLGAVGRVVSPEKRSSAFGMVTAGGSLGQFLVVPLASMLLGDLGYHQTLWIMAGLVALCGLLAIGVAGRTDSNPGITAAVEQTAREALREAAVHRGYWLLNAGFFVCGFHIAFIATHLPAYLDDKGLGIEIGAQVLALVGLFNILGSYVFGRAGDLMRQKYVLSVLYVARSAVIALFLFLPLTHWTALAFAGAMGFLWLGTVPLTSGIVGRIFGVRYLSMLYGIVFLSHQVGSFFGAWMAGLIFDATGSYDIAWGFAIALGLFAGIVHLPIADAPVKRLQPA; this is translated from the coding sequence ATGAAAAAGCCGTGGATCGTTATCCTCTGCGCCGCCTTCATCGTCACGCTGGCGATGGGCGTACGGCAGAGTTTCGGCCTGTTCCTGCCGCAGATGAGCGTCGATATCGGCATCAGCCGGTCGGACTTCGGCCTTGCGATGGCGCTCCAGAATCTGCTTTTCGGTCTTGTCCAGCCGTTCGTCGGCGCGCTCGCCGACAAGCATGGCGCCGGACGCGTCGTGCTCGCCGGGGCGCTGCTCTATGCGCTCGGACTGGTCGGGGCGGCCTTTGCGACCGATGCGATCGGGCTGCATATCAGCTTCGGAATCCTTATCGGCATGGCGCAGTCGGCGACGACGTTCGTCGTGGTGCTCGGCGCGGTCGGGCGCGTCGTTAGCCCCGAAAAGCGCAGCAGCGCTTTCGGTATGGTCACCGCAGGCGGTTCGCTCGGGCAATTCCTTGTCGTGCCGCTCGCCTCGATGCTGCTCGGCGATCTCGGCTATCACCAGACGCTGTGGATCATGGCGGGGCTGGTGGCGCTTTGCGGCCTGCTGGCCATCGGCGTTGCGGGCCGGACCGACAGCAATCCGGGTATAACCGCTGCCGTCGAACAGACGGCGCGCGAGGCACTCCGCGAAGCTGCGGTTCACCGTGGTTATTGGCTGCTCAACGCGGGCTTCTTCGTCTGCGGTTTCCATATCGCCTTTATCGCGACGCACCTGCCCGCCTATCTCGACGACAAGGGGCTCGGCATCGAAATCGGGGCGCAGGTGCTTGCGCTCGTCGGCCTGTTCAACATCCTCGGTTCCTACGTGTTCGGGCGCGCGGGCGACCTGATGCGCCAGAAATATGTACTGTCGGTGCTTTACGTCGCCCGCTCGGCGGTCATTGCGCTGTTTCTATTCCTGCCGCTGACCCATTGGACCGCGCTCGCTTTCGCGGGGGCGATGGGGTTCCTGTGGCTCGGCACCGTGCCGCTGACCAGCGGTATCGTCGGGCGCATCTTCGGCGTCCGCTATCTGTCGATGCTCTATGGCATCGTCTTCCTCAGCCATCAGGTCGGCAGCTTTTTCGGCGCGTGGATGGCGGGGCTGATCTTCGACGCCACCGGCAGCTACGATATCGCATGGGGCTTCGCGATCGCGCTCGGCCTGTTCGCCGGGATCGTCCACCTGCCGATCGCCGACGCGCCGGTCAAACGGCTGCAACCGGCATGA
- a CDS encoding alpha/beta hydrolase produces MRTTPFPAILTALLLGGCITPVDYGKVRHADYVADPRCTAQPGAAVDGEALPLFFATSRLPDCRTADIRLLQYRGDKVRYGRFAPPRDVEIAKKKEFLTPLAFQTDADWWAALRAETDRRQGRVLLYVHGYRENFETTTKDAAQIARMTGFDGPVIAYSWPSQHKVLGYVVDETNMYHDVRNFRIFLKSLAEQSWVKEIVIVSHSLGARLVIPAISYVDRTSSSADSSNISNIILASPDIDRETFERDIEEEVLSARRVARDRRITVYVSRADKALAASRALHGYPRLGSPYCFDPFEAADLKAKGLPERCYPVAISGMTVVDTTDVSRGSTGHSNFLRSAVACRDFIDVVAGKRTRPERTATQLGHVFRLLPDPGNPKPEDDLICNRITGGSENE; encoded by the coding sequence ATGCGAACGACGCCCTTTCCTGCGATCCTGACCGCACTGCTGCTCGGCGGCTGCATCACTCCGGTCGACTATGGCAAGGTCCGCCACGCCGATTATGTCGCCGATCCCCGCTGCACCGCGCAGCCCGGCGCCGCGGTCGATGGCGAAGCGCTGCCTTTGTTCTTCGCGACGAGCCGCCTGCCCGACTGCCGCACTGCCGATATCCGCCTGCTGCAATATCGCGGCGACAAGGTGCGTTACGGGCGTTTCGCCCCGCCACGCGATGTCGAGATCGCCAAGAAGAAGGAGTTTCTGACTCCGCTCGCCTTCCAGACCGACGCCGACTGGTGGGCGGCGCTGCGCGCCGAAACCGACCGGCGCCAAGGCCGCGTCCTGCTCTATGTCCATGGCTATCGCGAGAATTTCGAGACGACGACGAAGGATGCCGCGCAGATCGCCCGGATGACCGGCTTCGACGGGCCGGTTATCGCCTATAGCTGGCCATCGCAGCACAAGGTGCTCGGCTATGTCGTCGACGAAACCAACATGTACCACGACGTGCGCAATTTCCGCATCTTCCTGAAGTCGCTCGCCGAACAGAGCTGGGTGAAGGAAATCGTCATCGTCTCGCACTCGCTCGGCGCGCGGCTGGTGATCCCCGCGATTTCCTATGTCGACCGCACGTCGAGCAGCGCCGACAGCAGCAATATCTCGAACATCATCCTCGCCTCGCCCGACATCGACCGCGAGACGTTCGAGCGCGATATCGAGGAAGAGGTGTTGTCGGCGCGGCGCGTCGCGCGCGACCGGCGGATCACCGTCTATGTCTCGCGCGCCGACAAGGCGCTCGCTGCCTCGCGCGCGCTGCACGGTTATCCGCGCCTCGGCTCGCCCTATTGCTTCGACCCGTTCGAGGCAGCCGATCTGAAGGCGAAGGGATTGCCCGAACGCTGCTATCCGGTCGCGATTTCGGGAATGACCGTCGTCGACACGACCGACGTATCGCGCGGATCGACAGGGCACAGCAATTTCCTGCGCAGCGCTGTCGCGTGCCGCGATTTCATCGACGTCGTCGCAGGCAAACGGACGCGGCCCGAACGGACGGCGACGCAGCTTGGCCATGTCTTCCGCTTGCTGCCCGATCCCGGGAACCCAAAGCCCGAAGACGACCTGATCTGCAACCGCATCACCGGCGGCTCCGAAAACGAATAG